The following are encoded in a window of uncultured Sphaerochaeta sp. genomic DNA:
- a CDS encoding Hsp20/alpha crystallin family protein codes for MKYLTTRRNYDSPVVSAFDSLFNDMLGDWGMYSSKFPAVDITENDDAYILEAELPGYKQKEVKVNIEKHVLKLSSAKETKKEEKDKKRLVSERCYQCFERSFSLPEDVDEEKIAGEFADGILTLTLPKKEVAKPKAIEVKIK; via the coding sequence ATGAAATACTTAACTACAAGAAGAAACTATGATTCACCGGTAGTCTCAGCATTTGATTCTCTGTTCAATGACATGCTTGGCGATTGGGGCATGTATTCCTCAAAGTTTCCGGCTGTGGATATCACGGAGAACGATGATGCCTACATCCTGGAAGCAGAACTCCCTGGGTACAAGCAGAAGGAAGTGAAGGTCAACATTGAGAAGCATGTCCTGAAACTGAGCTCTGCCAAGGAGACCAAGAAGGAGGAGAAGGACAAAAAGCGCCTTGTCTCTGAACGTTGCTACCAGTGCTTTGAGCGATCGTTCTCCTTGCCTGAAGATGTAGATGAGGAGAAAATTGCAGGTGAGTTTGCCGACGGTATTCTTACATTGACACTTCCAAAGAAGGAAGTAGCAAAACCCAAGGCAATCGAAGTAAAAATCAAATAG